A genomic segment from Nodularia sphaerocarpa UHCC 0038 encodes:
- a CDS encoding rhomboid family intramembrane serine protease, whose protein sequence is MIPISDSIRLRHQPIISYWLIGINIGIFLWQLKLEVSGELGGFINSWGLIPAQITSAFTNAIDVNPAAWVVVFWRLPALFLGMFIHGSFSQILGNLLFLWVFGKTVENVIGHGRFLGLYVVAGMLTGIAQIILEPSLRIPLIGANGAIAAILGAYLCKYPQVKIDTILPLLIVYIPIQIPAYLYLFWWFIQQLFYGIGSLNIPPSGVNSASLAPWAQLLALLIGAAFMRFNQPSR, encoded by the coding sequence ATGATTCCGATTAGTGATAGTATTCGCCTGCGTCATCAACCAATTATTAGTTATTGGCTGATTGGCATTAACATTGGTATATTCTTATGGCAACTAAAACTAGAAGTGAGTGGGGAATTAGGAGGTTTCATCAATAGTTGGGGTTTGATTCCCGCCCAGATTACTAGTGCATTTACCAATGCTATCGATGTTAATCCAGCCGCTTGGGTAGTTGTTTTTTGGCGTTTACCTGCGCTATTTTTGGGGATGTTTATCCACGGTAGTTTTAGTCAAATTCTAGGAAATCTGCTATTTTTATGGGTTTTTGGTAAAACTGTGGAAAACGTGATTGGACATGGACGTTTTCTGGGATTGTATGTAGTTGCGGGGATGCTGACAGGAATCGCCCAAATTATTTTAGAACCGAGTTTGAGAATACCATTAATTGGAGCTAATGGTGCGATCGCCGCAATTTTAGGAGCATACCTGTGCAAGTATCCTCAAGTTAAAATCGACACAATCCTACCTCTTTTAATTGTCTATATCCCCATTCAAATTCCAGCTTATCTGTATTTATTTTGGTGGTTCATACAACAATTATTTTACGGAATTGGCAGCTTAAACATTCCTCCCTCTGGTGTAAATTCAGCCAGTTTAGCACCCTGGGCGCAACTTTTGGCATTATTAATTGGTGCAGCATTTATGCGATTCAATCAACCATCCCGCTAA
- a CDS encoding serine/threonine-protein kinase: MLGNTLVGRYQIMSHLGDGGFGETFVACDTHLPGLPQCVVKKLKPQATDALNLETARRLFDTEAQVLYKLGIHDRIPQLLAYFEENAEFYLVQEFIAGHDLSQELAPGKIFSQEEVICLILEILSILEFVHQEKVIHRDVNPRNLLRREEDGKLVLIDFGAVKQIATQIISPEGQTKSTVAIGTPGYLPGEQAQGTPKFSSDIYAVGIIAIQALTGLSPNQLEIDIDTNEIIWQNQTTVSPEFAHFIDKMVCYDFRQRYASATVALQKLQELIQQLSSGTIILSPALRLNSGLSFTPEPLFKNFQFSKYKKDIIVKLSSAIFLIGVSGIASVFVVNSINSNNAIALSQQGSTLFELQRYQDALAAYQEAVNISPDFVPGWSGQGKTLSELKKYQEALAAYDQAIQIQPDYVEAWSGRGFVLRNLQRYPEAIASFDKALQLDNNSPEVWNAKGETFSNLQQYNNAIQSYEKAIELQSNYYEAWYSKGLAFHNLKQYDDAITAYETAIEFKPDYSQAWYSLGNSLFNLNRFDYALKAYDKAVQYRPNFYPAWFSRSNILITLRRYPQAIESYDQAIKYNPNDYKSWYSRGWALHQSQRYEEAIQSYNKAAAIKANDYQIWYNLGNCQYILQKYKEAIASYDKAVRYQANHAESWYSRGNALFNLQRYKEAIASYDQAIKYKPNYPEAINGRNQAQSQLSVGIPQPIIVPTIPNS, translated from the coding sequence ATGCTGGGAAACACACTTGTTGGAAGATACCAAATTATGAGCCACTTGGGAGATGGGGGATTTGGTGAAACTTTTGTGGCTTGTGATACTCACTTGCCGGGATTGCCTCAGTGTGTTGTCAAGAAACTCAAACCCCAAGCCACTGATGCACTAAACTTAGAGACAGCTAGACGTTTATTTGATACGGAAGCGCAAGTTCTCTATAAATTAGGTATTCATGATCGCATTCCCCAACTTTTGGCGTACTTTGAAGAAAATGCAGAGTTCTATTTAGTACAAGAATTTATCGCAGGTCATGACCTCAGTCAAGAATTAGCGCCAGGAAAAATCTTCAGTCAAGAAGAAGTTATTTGTCTTATCCTGGAAATTTTGTCAATTTTAGAATTTGTTCACCAAGAGAAGGTAATTCACCGCGATGTTAACCCGCGAAATTTACTCAGACGCGAGGAAGACGGTAAGTTAGTTTTGATTGATTTTGGGGCGGTTAAGCAAATCGCTACCCAGATAATTAGCCCTGAAGGTCAAACTAAATCGACTGTGGCTATCGGTACTCCCGGATATTTACCCGGAGAACAAGCCCAGGGGACACCAAAGTTTAGCAGTGATATCTATGCGGTGGGAATAATTGCCATTCAAGCCCTGACAGGATTATCACCAAACCAGCTAGAAATAGATATTGATACCAATGAAATTATCTGGCAAAATCAAACCACTGTGTCGCCAGAATTTGCCCATTTTATTGATAAAATGGTGTGTTATGATTTCCGTCAACGCTATGCTTCGGCAACTGTGGCGTTGCAAAAGCTGCAAGAATTAATCCAACAACTATCGTCTGGGACTATAATTTTAAGTCCCGCCTTGCGACTAAATTCGGGTTTGTCATTCACACCTGAGCCGCTCTTCAAAAATTTTCAATTTAGTAAGTACAAAAAAGATATAATTGTTAAGCTGTCATCAGCAATATTTTTAATTGGAGTTAGTGGCATAGCTTCTGTATTTGTTGTTAATAGTATTAATTCTAATAATGCGATCGCCTTATCTCAACAAGGAAGCACGCTGTTTGAATTACAGCGCTATCAAGATGCTTTAGCCGCTTATCAAGAAGCGGTTAATATTAGTCCAGATTTTGTTCCGGGATGGAGTGGTCAAGGTAAAACACTGTCGGAATTAAAAAAATATCAGGAAGCGCTGGCTGCTTATGACCAAGCCATTCAAATTCAGCCAGATTATGTAGAAGCATGGAGTGGTCGAGGTTTTGTTCTGCGAAATTTACAGCGCTATCCTGAAGCGATCGCTTCTTTTGATAAAGCATTACAATTAGATAATAATTCCCCAGAGGTCTGGAATGCTAAAGGAGAAACTTTTAGTAATTTACAGCAATATAATAATGCTATTCAATCTTATGAAAAAGCTATAGAACTGCAATCTAACTATTATGAAGCTTGGTATAGTAAAGGGTTGGCATTTCATAACTTAAAGCAATATGATGATGCTATTACTGCCTATGAAACAGCTATTGAATTTAAGCCAGATTATAGTCAAGCTTGGTATAGTCTCGGCAATTCTTTATTTAATTTAAATCGGTTTGATTATGCTTTGAAAGCTTATGATAAAGCAGTACAATACAGACCAAATTTTTACCCAGCTTGGTTTTCTAGAAGTAATATTTTAATTACTTTACGACGCTATCCACAAGCAATTGAGTCTTATGATCAAGCAATTAAATATAATCCCAATGACTACAAATCATGGTATAGTCGGGGTTGGGCATTGCATCAAAGCCAACGCTATGAAGAAGCAATACAATCTTATAATAAAGCCGCAGCAATTAAAGCTAATGATTATCAAATATGGTATAATTTAGGAAATTGCCAATATATTTTACAGAAATATAAGGAAGCGATCGCATCCTATGATAAAGCAGTTCGTTATCAAGCCAACCATGCTGAAAGTTGGTATAGTCGAGGCAATGCTTTATTTAATTTGCAACGATATAAAGAAGCGATCGCATCTTATGATCAAGCTATAAAATACAAGCCGAATTATCCAGAAGCAATTAACGGACGTAATCAAGCCCAAAGCCAATTATCAGTTGGAATCCCACAGCCGATAATCGTACCTACTATTCCTAATTCTTAG